The following are from one region of the Silene latifolia isolate original U9 population chromosome 9, ASM4854445v1, whole genome shotgun sequence genome:
- the LOC141601489 gene encoding protein FAR1-RELATED SEQUENCE 5-like, with the protein MRLRSCPKTDERPAGYIVDQFREVNNHPLYPVKNREFQKLLRDIHDYIKRIIIDHTKLNIGPTLSYIILKEYSNGYHNLGASLIDFKNIKRDVKCYIGDNDASMFIGNFKRLAETQGFYFAYDLNGSTCLTKVFWADQEAINNYKIFGETISFDPTYGTNKYFMVFTPFTGVVHNKKTVTFGVGLLEFESQESFEWIFRKVFDAMGLKQPQCIITYQCPGIKKACPNIFTNAIHK; encoded by the coding sequence ATGAGGTTGAGAAGCTGTCCAAAAACAGATGAACGACCGGCTGGATATATTGTGGACCAGTTTAGAGAGGTTAACAATCACCCTCTTTACCCTGTCAAGAATAGAGAATTTCAAAAGCTGTTAAGGGACATCCATGATTACATTAAGAGGATAattattgatcatactaagctAAACATAGGTCCAACATTAAGCTACATaattctcaaggaatactcaaatggttatcaTAATCTGGGTGCCTCTTTGATAGACTTTAAAAACATCAAAAGAGATGtcaagtgttacattggggataATGATGCCTCCATGTTCATTGGTAATTTCAAAAGGCTTGCTGAAACACAAGGTTTCTATTTTGCTTATGACCTGAATGGGAGCACATGTTTGACAAAGGTTTTCTGGGCTGATCAGGAAGCCATAAACAACTACAAAATATTTGGAGAAACAATCTCCTTTGACCCTACTTACGGGACAAACAAGTACTTCATGGTTTTTACTCCATTCACAGGAGTAGTCCACAACAAGAAAACAGTGACTTTCGGAGTAGGCTTGCTCGAATTCGAGAGTCAAGAATCCTTTGAATGGATATTTAGAAAGGTTTTTGATGCAATGGGCCTGAAGCAACCTCAATGCATAATAACATATCAGTGCCCTGGCATTAAAAAAGCATGCCCAAACATTTTCACAAATGCAATCCACAAGTAA
- the LOC141601490 gene encoding protein FAR1-RELATED SEQUENCE 5-like produces the protein MSIVMLEKVGPMQIEVHASLVYTHAIFYDFQKEVKHAICTMGVKGLTTKGVVEYDEVIDGLKDRKFLVEYNLENNNTKCACKLFERCGFVCRHIMWVWNGRKVYKIPEAYVLPRWAKKSYMPIVHDENGKVVEDYNEADIKKMEMSKVWSEIYATVGVLDITATVKQMKQLEKMLKQFRENITGPVEPKTKNKEIEDHLGITGSNEINIRLPHKAKNKGSGKR, from the coding sequence ATGAGCATAGTAATGCTTGAGAAAGTAGGCCCAATGCAGATAGAGGTTCATGCTTCACTGGTATACACGCATGCTatcttttatgactttcaaaaaGAAGTAAAACATGCCATCTGCACCATGGGAGTCAAAGGTTTAACGACAAAAGGAGTAGTAGAGTACGATGAGGTTATTGATGGACTGAAAGACAGAAAATTCCTCGTCGAATATAACCTTGAAAATAACAACACCAAGTGTGCTTGTAAGCTATTTGAGAGGTGTGGGTTTGTTTGCAGACATATAATGTGGGTATGGAACGGGAGGAAGGTATACAAGATACCTGAAGCCTACGTGCTTCCTCGATGGGCAAAGAAATCGTACATGCCTATTGTCCATGATGAAAATGGAAAGGTCGTGGAAGACTACAATGAAGCTGACATCAAGAAAATGGAGATGTCAAAGGTATGGTCTGAAATTTATGCAACTGTGGGGGTGTTGGACATTACGGCTACAGTTAAACAGATGAAACAACTGGAGAAAATGCTAAAACAGTTCAGGGAGAACATCACAGGGCCAGTCGAGCCAAAAACGAAAAACAAGGAAATTGAGGATCATCTTGGAATCACAGGTTCAAATGAAATCAACATACGACTGCCACATAAGGCAAAGAACAAGGGCAGTGGAAAAAGATGA